The Terriglobia bacterium genome has a window encoding:
- a CDS encoding IPT/TIG domain-containing protein — MSISTSSLRVTGFAIACLRSLGFSALVLACCSHAYASSETPLPPPEVSTLTVNKDVPNGAVVLNWTDGTSSFAVERSENANFLAPTNLVYVTRSAFGGPISDAVLNDGKTYFYLVSDAYSRTEVYSVAAASATAYEGQTLTIDGVGFASNCADDTVFFDGGVEGAITSCSETQIVAAIPTPAISGRIVVSTPNGTSKARRQNYAIGLASNPARQDLAHLAVDSNHNVFLCDQGMNDRIWKLTYGTGMLTQCGSGIGDPVGLPRNEFGTFNASTHNTSSLSVGNVRELDPATCNLTSWGPSGTATSDPVDPRALAYDKSGANNGWTFVLDHTGDRIRRRGNLTGMDTMWLTGLGLGDNTAAASNPAGFTFNTAGEFFFTAQSTIKHYSAARSLIQTFTSAMGLDHPAQIETDSNSDLWVANRDGNNVIKIRTTPATPRSRVKVTGITSPRGLALDTDPTTNDGWLYVGDQTNVYRFRVYDSIRLDVKVLNEALGPGDTQDSVRAEIQGQIEQAKAVFSQCGIDIVLENISFISDPNARGGVVRTQTTRTGLGCSVLMQDEQQILLASRASDTRVLNVYYVKYFEEPDAPGSGTLRPAWRAGAAYTNDCYAGMDAETLGGVIATRFSRPFVGTQVRKVTGRTILAHEISHFVMDQYVQPGFTDEHRGGGEDPSGNPAQCVGLSDERYLMYGTACGGIRLTKGAGSECENMRTNTDEGRFVELF; from the coding sequence ATGTCAATTTCAACATCATCACTTCGAGTTACTGGTTTCGCTATTGCCTGCCTGCGAAGCCTCGGGTTTTCCGCGCTGGTTCTGGCCTGCTGTTCGCACGCTTACGCCTCGAGCGAGACACCGCTGCCGCCGCCGGAGGTGAGTACGCTTACCGTCAACAAAGACGTCCCGAACGGTGCTGTAGTCCTGAACTGGACGGACGGGACTTCGTCATTTGCAGTGGAACGGAGCGAGAATGCTAATTTTCTCGCGCCCACGAACCTCGTCTACGTCACAAGAAGCGCGTTCGGTGGCCCCATCTCAGACGCAGTTCTGAACGACGGGAAGACCTACTTCTACCTGGTGTCGGACGCCTATTCCCGGACCGAGGTTTACTCGGTGGCCGCCGCGTCAGCGACCGCGTACGAAGGCCAAACGCTCACGATCGACGGCGTTGGCTTCGCGTCGAATTGCGCGGATGATACTGTATTTTTCGACGGTGGCGTCGAGGGGGCTATCACTTCGTGCAGCGAGACGCAGATCGTCGCGGCGATCCCGACGCCGGCAATCTCGGGGCGCATTGTCGTGAGCACGCCGAACGGCACGTCCAAAGCTCGACGGCAGAACTACGCGATCGGCCTGGCGTCCAACCCCGCCAGGCAAGATCTGGCGCACCTTGCCGTGGATTCCAACCACAATGTGTTCCTCTGCGACCAGGGCATGAACGATCGAATCTGGAAGCTGACCTACGGAACTGGCATGCTCACGCAGTGCGGTTCCGGGATCGGGGACCCGGTCGGGCTACCGAGGAATGAGTTCGGCACATTCAACGCTTCAACGCACAACACGTCTTCTCTCAGCGTGGGAAACGTCCGCGAGCTTGACCCTGCGACCTGCAACCTGACGTCGTGGGGGCCGTCCGGTACCGCGACGTCTGATCCAGTGGACCCGCGGGCGCTCGCGTATGACAAGAGTGGCGCAAACAACGGGTGGACCTTCGTCTTGGATCACACTGGCGATCGCATCAGACGGCGCGGGAATCTCACCGGCATGGACACCATGTGGTTGACCGGACTTGGTCTTGGTGACAATACGGCCGCGGCTTCGAACCCGGCCGGATTCACCTTCAACACCGCGGGCGAGTTCTTCTTCACGGCGCAAAGCACGATCAAGCACTACAGCGCTGCTCGGTCGCTGATCCAGACCTTCACTTCGGCCATGGGGCTCGATCACCCAGCGCAAATCGAGACGGATTCAAACAGCGACCTCTGGGTGGCAAACCGCGATGGTAACAACGTCATCAAGATTCGGACGACGCCGGCGACGCCGAGATCTCGCGTGAAGGTCACGGGCATCACGTCTCCTCGTGGGCTCGCGCTCGACACGGACCCCACGACGAATGACGGCTGGCTGTATGTTGGGGATCAGACGAACGTGTATCGATTCCGGGTCTACGACTCCATCCGGCTCGACGTGAAGGTCCTGAATGAAGCTCTTGGCCCCGGAGACACGCAGGACAGCGTGCGAGCCGAGATTCAAGGTCAGATCGAGCAGGCGAAGGCGGTTTTCAGTCAGTGCGGGATCGATATCGTCCTTGAGAACATCTCGTTCATCAGCGATCCGAACGCCAGGGGCGGCGTCGTTCGAACGCAGACCACAAGGACCGGGTTGGGCTGCTCGGTCTTGATGCAGGACGAACAGCAGATTCTGCTAGCCTCGCGTGCGAGCGATACGCGGGTGCTCAACGTCTACTACGTGAAGTACTTCGAAGAACCTGACGCTCCCGGTTCTGGGACGCTGCGACCTGCGTGGCGGGCCGGCGCGGCGTACACCAATGACTGCTATGCGGGGATGGACGCGGAAACGCTCGGTGGCGTGATCGCCACGCGCTTCAGCCGGCCGTTTGTTGGAACGCAGGTCCGCAAGGTGACAGGTCGAACGATTCTCGCCCACGAGATCAGTCATTTCGTGATGGACCAGTACGTTCAGCCTGGTTTTACGGACGAACATCGCGGTGGTGGCGAGGATCCGTCGGGAAACCCCGCGCAGTGCGTGGGGCTATCGGATGAGCGGTATCTCATGTATGGCACCGCGTGTGGTGGCATTCGGTTGACGAAGGGCGCGGGAAGCGAATGCGAGAACATGCGGACCAACACGGACGAGGGTCGATTCGTGGAGTTGTTCTGA
- a CDS encoding site-specific integrase has translation MPHLAPPTLTAAEQKAILRATATNLRDHTIFSMALGTGLRLGELVGLNVGDVFNTDGTPRVRVRIRPEIAKGGRATDVFLPDRLVVKLRRFWRWKRDRGEDLVAGAPLFCNQSRRRISKRRVQFAWRQWQKKAGFDRLYPFHSLRHSAVTAVYRATHDLFLAQRFARHLSPLTTVIYTHPSDEEMSRRIRTLAC, from the coding sequence ATGCCCCACCTCGCCCCGCCGACCCTGACCGCCGCCGAGCAGAAGGCGATCCTGCGGGCCACGGCCACCAACCTGCGCGACCACACCATCTTCTCGATGGCCCTCGGGACCGGCCTGCGGCTCGGCGAGCTGGTCGGCCTCAACGTCGGCGACGTGTTCAACACGGACGGCACGCCCCGGGTCCGCGTCCGCATCCGCCCCGAGATCGCCAAGGGCGGCCGTGCTACGGACGTATTCCTGCCGGACCGGCTGGTCGTAAAGCTGAGGCGGTTCTGGCGGTGGAAGCGGGACCGCGGCGAGGATCTGGTTGCTGGCGCTCCGCTTTTTTGCAACCAGTCCCGCCGCCGCATCTCAAAGCGCCGGGTCCAGTTCGCGTGGCGGCAATGGCAGAAGAAGGCAGGGTTCGACCGGCTGTACCCGTTTCATTCGCTACGGCACTCGGCCGTGACGGCGGTGTACCGGGCCACCCACGACCTGTTCCTGGCGCAGAGGTTTGCGCGGCATCTTAGCCCGCTGACGACCGTCATCTATACCCATCCGAGCGACGAGGAGATGTCGCGGCGGATTCGAACGCTGGCCTGCTGA
- a CDS encoding restriction endonuclease codes for MPDNWKNKLYFGDNLGALRDEISDESVDLVYLDPPFNSNASYNVLYKEPTGEGSNAQIEAFDDTWHWGPQTAEIYDKTREAGGKLGDLIEAMLRFLGKNDMMAYLAMMAPRLKELHRVLKPTGSLYLHCDPTASHYLKLVMDAIFGPREFQNEIAWKRFSAKNDPTRYGRSHDVLLYYVKGHPSTWNPEYGPFEEDYVEQNYRYIEKDTGRRYRLSDLTAHKPGGDVDYEWHGMRPYKGRHWAFSRQNLEKFLVDGRIVFRRTGMPVYKRYLDEMPGVPLQDIWTDVRLHAGSKERLGYATQKPESLLERIINASSNIGDLILDPFCGCGTTIAVAERLHRKWIGIDITHLAINLVIRRLKDTFGKDLSEFQVIGDPTDLAGARDLASKNRHQFEWWALSLVSAHPAQDKKKGADRGIDGVIFFKDDKSQEHKKIVVQVKSGHVTAPQIRDLKGVVEREKAVIGLFITLEKPTRDMIKEAADAEFYVPKAEAYGHQKFPKIQILTVEEMLEGKQVKYPPQAVQATFATAERKLKAKPEPKKLL; via the coding sequence ATGCCAGACAACTGGAAGAACAAACTCTACTTCGGCGACAACCTCGGGGCCCTGCGGGACGAGATCTCCGACGAGTCCGTGGATCTCGTCTACCTGGACCCGCCGTTCAACAGTAATGCGTCCTACAACGTGCTGTACAAGGAGCCCACGGGCGAGGGATCGAATGCCCAGATCGAGGCCTTCGACGACACGTGGCACTGGGGTCCGCAAACGGCCGAGATTTACGACAAGACCCGGGAGGCGGGCGGGAAGCTCGGGGATCTCATCGAGGCCATGCTGAGATTCCTGGGCAAGAACGACATGATGGCGTATCTCGCCATGATGGCCCCTAGGCTTAAGGAACTGCACCGTGTGCTTAAACCGACGGGGAGCCTGTATCTCCACTGCGATCCGACCGCGAGTCATTACCTGAAACTCGTGATGGACGCGATCTTTGGACCGAGGGAGTTCCAGAACGAGATCGCGTGGAAGCGCTTCTCCGCGAAGAACGATCCGACCCGCTACGGGCGGAGCCACGACGTGCTTCTCTACTACGTCAAGGGTCATCCTTCGACGTGGAATCCCGAATATGGGCCCTTTGAGGAGGACTACGTCGAGCAGAACTACCGGTACATTGAGAAGGACACCGGCCGGCGTTACCGATTGAGCGATCTCACCGCCCACAAACCAGGCGGTGACGTGGACTACGAGTGGCACGGTATGCGGCCGTATAAGGGTCGGCACTGGGCCTTCTCCCGCCAGAACCTGGAGAAGTTCTTGGTCGACGGCCGCATTGTTTTCCGAAGGACGGGAATGCCCGTCTACAAGAGATACCTGGACGAGATGCCAGGTGTTCCCTTGCAAGACATTTGGACTGACGTGCGCCTTCATGCGGGTTCCAAGGAGCGACTCGGCTACGCGACCCAGAAGCCGGAAAGTCTTCTCGAACGGATTATCAACGCCAGCAGCAACATCGGTGACCTGATTCTCGACCCGTTCTGTGGGTGCGGGACGACGATCGCTGTTGCTGAGCGGCTGCACAGGAAGTGGATAGGGATCGACATCACGCACCTCGCGATCAATCTAGTGATCCGCCGGCTCAAGGACACGTTCGGCAAGGACCTCTCCGAGTTTCAGGTGATCGGGGATCCGACCGACCTGGCGGGTGCTCGGGATCTCGCCTCGAAGAACCGCCATCAGTTCGAGTGGTGGGCTCTGAGTCTCGTCAGCGCCCACCCAGCCCAGGACAAGAAGAAAGGAGCGGACAGGGGGATCGACGGCGTGATCTTCTTCAAGGACGACAAGAGCCAAGAGCACAAGAAGATCGTAGTGCAGGTTAAGAGCGGGCACGTCACGGCCCCACAGATCCGCGATCTCAAGGGGGTCGTCGAACGCGAGAAGGCCGTCATCGGTTTATTCATTACGCTCGAGAAGCCGACGCGGGACATGATCAAGGAGGCGGCGGACGCGGAGTTCTACGTGCCGAAGGCCGAGGCGTACGGCCACCAGAAGTTTCCGAAGATCCAGATCCTGACGGTCGAAGAGATGCTTGAGGGCAAGCAGGTCAAGTACCCGCCCCAGGCCGTGCAGGCGACTTTCGCGACGGCGGAGCGAAAGCTCAAGGCGAAGCCGGAGCCCAAGAAACTGCTGTGA
- a CDS encoding methyltransferase domain-containing protein → MLSTMTGGGMSDQPNDPLASGSRSVNFFENQFQRQVREQEFALNPFEILAIGYVAGEVLDLGCGLGNLTLEVAKRGCRVVAVDASPTALARIRQVAEEESLPVETVLADLGTFRIAREFDTVVAIGLLMFFRRERALQLLSDIQGCVRPRGLAAVNVLVEGTTFLDMFDPDNYYLFGSEELREHFAGWDILVWRAETYPAPNGTVKKFTTVIAEKREPPTKGG, encoded by the coding sequence ATGCTGTCCACCATGACGGGAGGCGGTATGTCGGATCAACCCAACGACCCGTTGGCCAGCGGTTCCCGCTCTGTGAACTTCTTCGAGAACCAGTTCCAGCGTCAGGTGCGAGAACAGGAGTTCGCTCTCAATCCATTCGAGATCCTGGCGATCGGCTACGTGGCGGGCGAGGTCCTTGATCTCGGCTGCGGACTGGGCAATTTGACTCTTGAAGTGGCAAAACGGGGTTGCCGGGTCGTGGCTGTGGACGCGAGCCCGACGGCCTTGGCGCGAATCCGCCAGGTGGCCGAGGAGGAATCGCTCCCCGTCGAAACCGTTCTCGCGGATCTTGGGACGTTCAGAATCGCCCGAGAGTTCGACACGGTTGTCGCCATTGGACTGCTCATGTTCTTCCGGCGTGAACGGGCTCTGCAACTGCTAAGTGACATCCAGGGGTGCGTGCGTCCTCGTGGCCTGGCCGCGGTGAATGTCCTCGTCGAAGGAACGACGTTCCTGGACATGTTCGATCCCGACAACTACTACCTGTTCGGGAGCGAGGAACTGCGCGAGCACTTCGCAGGCTGGGACATTCTCGTCTGGCGCGCGGAGACGTACCCGGCCCCGAACGGTACGGTCAAGAAGTTCACCACCGTGATCGCCGAGAAGCGCGAGCCGCCAACGAAGGGAGGGTGA
- the ltrA gene encoding group II intron reverse transcriptase/maturase — MMDGRGKSDSPVVPGKPPNKAEEPAAEVVEGRGLAKGKLPESNAPRTQSRTSAPSAFERLRQAVQKDRKQRFTALLHHVYNVDRLRGAYLAVKRDAAAGVDGETWQHYGENLEGNLRDLSERLKRGAYRAMPVRRAYIPKADGRQRPLGVPTLEDKIVQRAVVEVLNAIYETDFVGFSYGFRPGRSPHQALDALAVGIEARRVNWVLDADIRSFFDTLDHGWLAKFVEHRVADRRVVRLIRKWLSAGVLEDGKRTRSEVGTVQGGSISPLLANIYLHYVFDLWVHQWRRRQARGNVVVVRFADDFVVGFEHRLDAEQLLAELRLRLGEFGLELHPAKTRLIEFGRYAADRRRRRGAGKPETFNFLGFTHICGWTRNEKFVVLRQTMRQRWQAKLKAVKEELRRRRHRPIPELGAYLRSVVGGHVRYYGVPRNSGAISSFRGAVIWLWWRALKRRSQRSRLSWERMRRLCQQWLPPAHICHPYPIQHLAVMTQGRSRVR, encoded by the coding sequence ATGATGGACGGGCGCGGGAAGTCGGACAGCCCCGTAGTACCGGGGAAGCCGCCGAACAAGGCCGAGGAACCGGCTGCGGAGGTGGTGGAGGGAAGGGGGCTGGCCAAGGGGAAACTGCCCGAGAGCAACGCACCCCGGACTCAGAGCCGGACCAGTGCGCCCAGCGCCTTCGAGCGGTTGCGGCAGGCAGTGCAGAAGGACAGGAAGCAGCGGTTCACCGCGCTCCTTCACCACGTCTACAACGTCGATCGGCTTCGGGGGGCGTACCTGGCTGTGAAGAGGGACGCCGCCGCGGGGGTCGATGGCGAGACGTGGCAGCACTACGGGGAGAACTTGGAGGGGAACCTCCGGGATCTTTCCGAGAGGCTGAAGCGGGGAGCGTACCGGGCGATGCCGGTTCGTCGGGCGTACATCCCGAAGGCGGACGGGCGGCAGCGGCCGCTCGGCGTTCCCACGCTGGAAGACAAGATCGTCCAGCGTGCCGTGGTCGAGGTGCTCAACGCCATCTACGAAACGGACTTTGTCGGCTTCTCGTACGGCTTCCGACCCGGGCGCAGTCCGCATCAGGCTTTGGATGCGCTCGCCGTCGGGATCGAGGCGAGGAGGGTGAACTGGGTGCTCGACGCCGACATCCGTAGCTTCTTCGACACGCTCGATCACGGATGGCTGGCGAAGTTTGTCGAGCACCGCGTGGCGGACCGGCGCGTCGTGCGGCTCATCCGGAAATGGTTGAGCGCGGGCGTGCTGGAGGACGGAAAGCGGACACGGAGTGAAGTGGGAACCGTCCAGGGCGGGAGTATCAGCCCGCTGCTGGCGAATATCTATCTCCACTACGTGTTCGACCTCTGGGTCCACCAGTGGAGAAGAAGGCAGGCACGGGGCAACGTGGTAGTCGTGCGCTTCGCCGACGACTTCGTGGTGGGGTTCGAACATCGACTCGACGCTGAGCAGCTCCTTGCGGAACTCAGGCTGAGGCTGGGGGAGTTCGGCTTGGAATTGCATCCCGCCAAGACCCGGCTGATTGAGTTCGGCCGGTATGCGGCGGACCGGCGAAGAAGGCGTGGCGCGGGGAAGCCCGAGACGTTCAACTTCCTCGGCTTCACGCACATCTGCGGATGGACCCGGAACGAGAAGTTCGTGGTCCTTCGGCAGACGATGCGCCAGAGGTGGCAGGCCAAGCTGAAGGCGGTCAAGGAAGAGCTGAGACGCCGGAGGCATCGGCCGATCCCGGAACTGGGCGCCTATCTGCGGTCGGTTGTCGGTGGACACGTGCGTTACTACGGTGTCCCTCGCAACAGCGGCGCCATCAGTTCTTTCCGTGGGGCGGTCATCTGGCTGTGGTGGCGGGCACTGAAGCGCCGCAGTCAGCGAAGCCGCCTGTCGTGGGAGCGCATGCGGCGTCTATGTCAGCAATGGCTCCCACCCGCTCACATCTGTCATCCCTATCCCATTCAGCACCTGGCCGTCATGACCCAAGGCAGGAGCCGTGTGCGTTAG